AATCTTGGGATGCAGGGTCTTGACCCGCCCATCCAACATTTCCGGAAAGCCCGTATAGTCGCCCACTTCGATGACGCTTAGGCCACGCTCGGCAAGCAGCTTGGCGGTGCCGCCGGTGGAGAGGATCTCCACCCCGAGCCGCTTGAGTCCGGTGGCGAATTCGACGATGCCCGCCTTGTCCGAGACACTGATGAGGGCGCGCTGGATTCGACTCATGGCAGAAACGGGAAATTCACTTGATTTTGTAGGCCTGCATCTTCTTGCGCAGGGTGTTGCGGTTGATACCAAGCAGCTCCGCTGCGCGCGTCTGGTTCCCCTGGGCATAGACCAGCACGGTTTCGATGAGGGGTTTTTCCACGCAGCCAATCACCATGTCGTAGATGCCGCCGGGCTGCTCGCCGTCCAGATGCTTGAAATAATCGTGAACGGCCTTGCGCACGCAGGCGGAAAGCTCGGTTTCCTTGGATGCCATCCCTGTTCCTTTCCGGCCCGATCACCGCTTACGCGGCTTCGAGCTCTGCTTTGGAGTCGTCTGCCGCGTAAACCAGGCGCGCGCTGCGCGCGGCGAGTTCCGCGAAGAAAGCATCGACGGCCGCCATCTGCTCCCGGCTCGATTCCAGCTGGTTCATGCGGTGACGGAAGGCCGCCGAACCGGCCAGCCCGCGCGTATACCAGGCGATATGCTTGCGTGCCATGCGCACCCCCGTGTACTCGCCATAGAACGCGTAGAGCGCGTCCAGATGATCCAGTAGCACCGCGTGGATTTCCGTCACCTCCGGCTCGGGCAATTTCTCGCCGGTGGCGAGGTAGTGTTCGATTTCGCGGAAAATCCATGGCCGCCCCTGGGCCGCGCGTCCGATCATGACGGCGTCGGCCTTGGTGTATTCGAGGACGTATTTGGCCTTC
Above is a genomic segment from Thiobacter sp. AK1 containing:
- a CDS encoding helix-turn-helix domain-containing protein yields the protein MASKETELSACVRKAVHDYFKHLDGEQPGGIYDMVIGCVEKPLIETVLVYAQGNQTRAAELLGINRNTLRKKMQAYKIK